Below is a window of Pseudarthrobacter equi DNA.
ACGTTAACGATGGTTACGGTGCGTCCGGCGGAAGAAGGGGACCTGCCCGGCATCCTCGAGACCGACCGGCAAAGCGGCCGGAACCCTTCGGGGACCGCGGCCCTGGCCGCTGCGCTGGCAGACCCGGACCGGCTCGTGGTGGTCGCGGAATCCGCGGGAGAGGTGGTCGGGTGGGGCAAGACCCACTACTGGGACTATCCGGACGGCCCCGCACCCGCCGGCCACTACCTTGGCGGCGTGACGGTCCGGCCGTCACAGCGCCGCCGCGGCGTGGGTGCCGCCCTCACGGCGGCCCGGCTCCAGTGGATCTGGGACCGCACCCCGGATGCCTGGTACGTGGTCAATGCCGGAAACACTGCCTCGATCGGCATGCACAGCTCCTGGGGCTTCGTCGAAGTGGCCCGCGCTGCGCGGTTTCACACCACCACGTTCGACGGCGGCACGGGACTTCTCCTGCGCGCGCACCGGCCCGGGCGGGGACTCGCGCAGGAACCGGCCTCCCGTCGTCGTGCTTTGTGAAAAAATCAACCATGCGCGCCATGCAACACTCCAGCAAACTCCAGAACGTCCGGTACGAACTCCGCGGACCCATCCTCCAGGCAGCCAAGAACATGGAGGCCGAGGGGCACCGGATCCTGAAGATGAACCTGGGCGACACCGCACCGTTCGGCCTGGAGACTCCCGAGTCCGTGGTGGTGGACATGATCCACCACCTGCGGGGCGCCCAGGGGTACAGCGATTCGAAGGGCATCTTCTCCGCACGGACAGCGATCTCGCAGTACTACCAGACCCGCGGCCTCATGAACATCGGCGTGGAGGACATCTTCATCGGCAACGGCGTCAGCGAGCTGATTTCCATGTGCCTGCAGGCGTTCATGGAGAACGGCGACGAGATCCTGGTGCCCGCACCGGACTACCCGCTCTGGACCGCCGCCGTGACACTGACCGGCGGCACCCCGGTCCACTACCTCTGCGACGAAGCCGACAACTGGTGGCCCAACATGGCCGACGTCGAAGCCAGGATCACCAGCCGCACCAAGGGCATCGTGATCATCAACCCGAACAACCCCACCGGCGCCGTCTACCCGCGCCGCATCCTGGAGCAGTTCGCCGACCTCGCCCGCAAGCACAACCTGGTGCTGTTCTCCGATGAGATTTACGAAAAGGTCCTCTACGGGGACGCCGTGCACATCCACACCGCGGCCGTGGCCGAGGACGTGTGCTGCCTGACGTTCAGTGGACTCTCCAAGGCCTACCGGATGCCCGGCTACCGGGCCGGCTGGGTGGCGGTCACCGGACCCCTCGCAGCAACCGCCGCCTACCGGGAAGGCCTGGAACTGCTCGCGTCCCTGCGGCTGTGCCCCAATGTCCCGGCCCAGCACGCCATCCAGACCTGCCTGGGCGGCTACCAAAGCATCGAAGC
It encodes the following:
- a CDS encoding pyridoxal phosphate-dependent aminotransferase, which produces MRAMQHSSKLQNVRYELRGPILQAAKNMEAEGHRILKMNLGDTAPFGLETPESVVVDMIHHLRGAQGYSDSKGIFSARTAISQYYQTRGLMNIGVEDIFIGNGVSELISMCLQAFMENGDEILVPAPDYPLWTAAVTLTGGTPVHYLCDEADNWWPNMADVEARITSRTKGIVIINPNNPTGAVYPRRILEQFADLARKHNLVLFSDEIYEKVLYGDAVHIHTAAVAEDVCCLTFSGLSKAYRMPGYRAGWVAVTGPLAATAAYREGLELLASLRLCPNVPAQHAIQTCLGGYQSIEALVRPGGRLREQRDLAYKLLTAIPGITCVPAAGAMYLFPRLDPELYPIASDEQFVIDLLRDQKILVSHGTAFNWPTPDHFRFVILPSVLDIEEAVRRISTFLASYRNREAA
- a CDS encoding GNAT family N-acetyltransferase, with the translated sequence MVTVRPAEEGDLPGILETDRQSGRNPSGTAALAAALADPDRLVVVAESAGEVVGWGKTHYWDYPDGPAPAGHYLGGVTVRPSQRRRGVGAALTAARLQWIWDRTPDAWYVVNAGNTASIGMHSSWGFVEVARAARFHTTTFDGGTGLLLRAHRPGRGLAQEPASRRRAL